Proteins encoded within one genomic window of Lynx canadensis isolate LIC74 chromosome B4, mLynCan4.pri.v2, whole genome shotgun sequence:
- the LLPH gene encoding protein LLP homolog — translation MAKSLRSKWKRKMRAEKRKKNAPKELSRLKSILKIDSDVLMKDVQEIATVVVPTKHCPEKTECVVQDEKDDMKMETDIKRNKKSLLDQHGQYPIWMNQRQRKRLKAKREKGKGKSKAKAVKAAKGLAW, via the exons ATGGCTAAAAGCTTACGGAGTAAGTGGAAAAGGAAGATGCGTGccgaaaagagaaaaaagaatgccCCAAAGGAACTCAGCAGACTTAAAAGTATTCTTAAAATAGATAGTGATGTTTTAATGAAAGATGTTCAAGAGATAGCAACTGTGGTGGTACCTACTAAACATTGTCCAGAGAAAACTGAATGTGTGGTACAAGATGAAAAAG ATGACATGAAGATGGAGACTGAtattaagagaaacaaaaagagtcTTCTAGACCAGCATGGACAATACCCCATATGGATGaaccagagacaaaggaaaaggctGAAGGCAAAGCgagaaaaagggaaggggaaaagcaaagcaaaagcagTAAAGGCAGCAAAGGGTTTGGCCTGGTAG